A region of Parachlamydia acanthamoebae DNA encodes the following proteins:
- the ubiE gene encoding bifunctional demethylmenaquinone methyltransferase/2-methoxy-6-polyprenyl-1,4-benzoquinol methylase UbiE: protein MSKYTKENPESIQKMFGSIAQNYDKTNAILSFQMHKKWNQELVRHVGGYDESEVLLDLCCGTGDIAFTCLAQSKKKRKAYLLDFCQEMLDCAKEKSLVKGFQRHQISYLRADAQKIPLESETVSLATLAYGIRNIQQPQECFRETYRVLAPGGRFGILELTKPQNRLLRFGHQIYLKTILPLLGKWLTNNREAYQYLCSSIHNFVPPSEISRMLKEEGFQQVTLSPLFGGIATLFICQKPFLHTESQ from the coding sequence ATGAGCAAATATACCAAAGAGAATCCTGAAAGTATTCAGAAAATGTTTGGAAGCATCGCTCAAAATTACGATAAAACCAATGCAATTCTCTCATTTCAAATGCATAAAAAATGGAATCAGGAATTAGTGCGCCATGTAGGCGGCTATGACGAATCAGAAGTCCTGCTCGATCTTTGCTGTGGAACTGGCGATATCGCGTTTACCTGCCTAGCGCAGTCGAAAAAAAAGCGCAAGGCCTATTTGCTCGATTTCTGCCAAGAAATGCTTGATTGCGCAAAGGAAAAATCTTTAGTGAAAGGTTTTCAGCGACATCAAATTTCTTACCTGCGAGCAGATGCACAAAAAATTCCTCTAGAGTCTGAAACAGTGTCTTTGGCTACTTTGGCCTACGGCATTCGAAACATTCAGCAACCTCAAGAATGTTTTAGGGAGACTTATCGCGTGCTCGCTCCAGGAGGAAGATTTGGGATTTTAGAATTGACAAAACCTCAGAATCGCTTGCTACGATTTGGGCACCAAATCTATCTAAAAACGATTCTTCCACTTCTCGGAAAATGGCTAACCAATAATCGTGAAGCCTATCAATACCTTTGCTCTAGTATTCACAATTTTGTTCCACCGAGTGAGATTTCACGCATGCTTAAAGAGGAAGGTTTTCAGCAAGTTACTTTGTCTCCTCTATTTGGAGGCATTGCAACCTTATTTATTTGCCAAAAACCCTTTCTTCACACAGAATCCCAATAA